The proteins below are encoded in one region of Balaenoptera ricei isolate mBalRic1 chromosome 6, mBalRic1.hap2, whole genome shotgun sequence:
- the SPATA31G1 gene encoding uncharacterized protein C9orf131 homolog, translated as MEWLPEGLLGAEGDMGLLWGQLTHALACRHCGSSCLLSPGNLITLFLFVVWQIQRWWQLGRWRQLQPWYSGDKMQGKGLPLLYRVAFLDRLWKQKSGEEEEEEEEEEEEAPLDPLKPCSLPKEAPIGEQATTAPSQPSCDSEGLHKAVGTLEQVLTQTPNPSRSFPTFQILTNLPVRHKTASGSHLQQRKSQLFWGLPSLHSESLEAIFLSSGGLSPLKLSVSPSVFFNKFAFLPRTPVLLLPQYCSPTPLPTHEVHTTEDLEGMASDPQQLPSPSSPPVPSLPLHLKSFPMDHKRVLSGTEANTQWLTQQREGVSPIGGLSGPEALWETTRQRENPRISEPPTSVPCQSVAPMAEPQGTSTLEVPPVYETQWGTTGHKESTQAFQPPTPAPCPPPHPLPELQGGSPLGDPSGYEPQWRCRENSTNLWAFEPPALDVDPGLHGTMPACVPSGSETPWKGTQSRENLWVSADPVSSPSLPSASLLESLGTGAQAVLSESKALWEAMRQTDNLWTSESPGPGHSPSLAPILEPHRIHPVGGLTGSETAWKDTVHSRNSWAFESPSLAFSPPTLLVLDSLRASPMGVLFDSEATCGDIERRKNSWASELPACSLPQDPRGANPLGVQSDSEPTGGDMEQKETCCVPVSPLWGPSPRPNSMSKSHTSEPIGDQCNCKPEGETVEQRENCWTIELPAPTPRSLSAPLPDPHIDLEFVWRNVQQRGIPQDPSLPAVDPLQPIPWSPTQAEALEIESNQPGLPKGELLPGAKAETPSSQGEAVPKVPTHSEIQAWHWSKELELRLKKLQQSPASRSLGPSQSFGSSPALSSTTQATRRLSSCPPQQIHPLSLCPNSSRCHPPKPQSTVTQPVQVPHCYHSHSSIQPQLWKSGRAEQGSQKEQRMNVKMVSQISSQGSCVHCPGLEEPSYPEVPASGKRQDKASALSSAKKRESPRKPKEGDHGEGDAKLGSTTVTGKSHLAQARLAEVPVSRLSQRSQHRDQSSRHTALALQPHSKASGSQDQRGARLGAGDTLAPRHCKHCPWAQKRLSSPTPQAPLTRGLQSMLAKFLGTHGPLPTKSSQQRKGW; from the exons ATGGAATGGCTGCCAGAGGGCCTGCTTGGGGCTGAGGGGGACATGGGGCTTCTCTGGGGCCAGTTGACCCATGCCCTGGCCTGCAGGCACTGTGGCAGCAGCTGCCTCCTGAGTCCAGGGAACCTGATAACACTATTCTTGTTCGTGGTTTGGCAGATCCAGAGGTGGTGGCAGCTTGGGAGATGGCGACAGCTTCAGCCCTGGTACTCTGGGGACAAGATGCAAGGCAAG GGCCTACCACTTCTGTACCGCGTGGCTTTCCTTGATCGCCTGTGGAAGCAGAAGTcaggggaggaagaagaagaggaggaggaggaagaagaggaggcacCTCTGGATCCACTGAAGCCATGTTCTCTTCCCAAAGAAGCTCCTATTGGAGAACAAGCCACCACAGCCCCATCCCAGCCATCCTGTGATTCTGAGGGCCTCCACAAGGCCGTAGGGACACTAGAGCAAGTACTCACGCAGACCCCAAACCCTTCCAGATCCTTCCCCACCTTTCAGATCTTGACCAACCTGCCTGTGAGGCACAAGACAGCATCAGGGAGCCACCTACAGCAGAGAAAAAGCCAGCTCTTCTGGGGTCTCCCCTCTCTGCACAGTGAGTCCTTGGAGGCCATCTTCCTGAGCTCAGGTGGCCTCTCTCCCCTGAAGTTGTCTGTCAGTCCTTCTGTCTTCTTTAACAAGTTTGCCTTCCTGCCTAGAACCCCAGTATTGCTGCTTCCCCAGTATTGCTCCCCAACCCCACTTCCTACACATGAAGTCCATACTACAGAAGATCTGGAAGGAATGGCCTCTGACCCTCAGCAACTACCCTCCCCATCTTCCCCTCCTGTCCCATCACTTCCCCTCCATCTTAAATCCTTTCCCATGGACCATAAGAGAGTCCTATCTGGCACTGAGGCAAATACACAGTGGCTTACACAGCAGAGAGAG GGAGTCAGCCCTATAGGAGGCCTCTCTGGACCTGAGGCCCTCTGGGAAACCACAAGGCAAAGAGAGAATCCTCGGATCTCTGAGCCTCCGACCTCAGTCCCTTGCCAATCTGTAGCCCCCATGGCAGAGCCTCAAGGAACCAGCACCCTGGAAGTTCCACCTGTATATGAGACTCAGTGGGGAACCACAGGACATAAAGAGAGTACTCAAGCCTTTCAGCCCCCAAcgccagccccctgccctcccccacatcCCCTGCCAGAACTCCAGGGAGGCAGTCCCCTGGGAGATCCATCTGGATATGAGCCCCAGTGGAGATGCAGAGAAAATTCAACAAACCTTTGGGCCTTTGAGCCCCCAGCCTTGGACGTCGACCCAGGACTCCATGGAACCATGCCTGCATGTGTCCCATCAGGATCTGAGACTCCGTGGAAGGGCACGCAGAGTAGAGAAAATCTTTGGGTCTCTGCAGACCCAGTTTCATCTCCCAGCCTTCCCTCGGCCTCTCTGCTGGAGTCCCTAGGAACGGGTGCCCAGGCAGTCTTGTCTGAGTCCAAAGCTTTGTGGGAGGCCATGAGGCAGACAGACAACCTCTGGACCTCAGAATCTCCAGGCCCTGGCCACAGCCCATCTCTAGCTCCTATTCTGGAACCCCACAGAATCCATCCTGTGGGAGGGCTCACTGGGTCAGAAACTGCATGGAAGGACACTGTTCATTCCCGGAATTCCTGGGCTTTTGAATCGCCATCTCTGGCCTTCAGCCCACCCACTCTTCTTGTACTGGATTCCCTCAGAGCTAGCCCTATGGGGGTCCTGTTTGATTCTGAAGCTACATGTGGGGACATAGAAAGGAGAAAGAACTCCTGGGCCTCTGAGCTCCCAGCTTGCAGCTTACCCCAAGACCCACGTGGAGCCAACCCCTTGGGAGTCCAGTCTGACTCTGAGCCTACTGGGGGGGACATGGAGCAGAAAGAAACCTGTTGTGTTCCTGTGTCCCCATTGTGGGGTCCCAGCCCACGCCCAAACTCTATGTCAAAGTCTCACACAAGTGAGCCTATTGGAGACCAATGCAACTGTAAACCTGAGGGGGAAACAGTGGAGCAGAGAGAGAACTGCTGGACCATTGAACTCCCAGCCCCAACCCCCAGGTCACTCTCGGCTCCTCTACCAGATCCACACATTGACCTTGAGTTTGTGTGGAGGAATGTACAACAAAGAGGGATCCCCCAGGACCCCAGCCTTCCAGCAGTGGATCCCCTCCAGCCAATACCCTGGTCTCCCACCCAAGCTGAAGCTCTGGAGATTGAGTCCAACCAGCCTGGCCTACCCAAGGGAGAGCTGCTCCCAGGGGCTAAGGCGGAGACTCCATCCTCCCAGGGTGAGGCTGTCCCAAAGGTGCCCACCCACTCTGAGATCCAGGCCTGGCACTGGAGTAAAGAGTTGGAACTCAGGCTGAAGAAACTACAGCAGAGCCCTGCTTCCAGATCTCTTGGCCCAAGTCAATCATTTGGCAGCTCCCCTGCCCTGAGCTCCACAACTCAAGCCACCCGGAGACTCTCTTCTTGCCCACCACAGCAGATTCATCCCCTCAGTCTGTGCCCCAACTCTTCAAGGTGTCATCCCCCCAAACCTCAGAGCACAGTAACTCAGCCTGTCCAGGTCCCCCACTGTTATCACTCCCACTCCTCTATCCAACCTCAGCTGTGGAAGTCTGGCAGGGCAGAACAAGGGTCTCAGAAAGAGCAAAGAATGAACGTGAAGATGGTGTCCCAGATCTCATCCCAGGGGTCATGTGTTCACTGCCCAGGCCTGGAAGAGCCCTCATACCCTGAGGTTCCAGCCTCAGGCAAGAGACAGGACAAGGCTTCAGCCCTATCTTCagccaaaaagagagagagccccAGGAAACCCAAAGAAGGAGACCACGGAGAAGGGGATGCAAAATTGGGGTCAACCACAGTTACAGGGAAAAGCCACCTAGCCCAGGCCAGACTAGCAGAGGTCCCTGTAAGCAGACTTTCGCAAAGATCTCAGCACAGGGACCAGAGCTCTCGACACACTGCTCTCGCCCTGCAGCCTCACTCCAAGGCTTCAGGTTCCCAAGATCAGAGAGGGGCAAGGCTGGGAGCTGGTGACACCCTGGCCCCTCGGCACTGTAAGCACTGCCCTTGGGCCCAGAAGCGTCTTTCCTCCCCCACACCTCAGGCTCCCCTTACCAGGGGTCTCCAAAGCATGTTAGCCAAATTTCTGGGTACCCATGGACCCCTGCCCACCAAATCCAGTCAGCAGAGAAAAGGCTGGTAG